From Nitrospiria bacterium, one genomic window encodes:
- a CDS encoding cytochrome c peroxidase, whose amino-acid sequence MKRNSQEWFIARGTGLAAVLFVLLLGPMQAAGAETKSYMPPIPMGLDQDQFYVPKDNPLTKEKIELGRQLFFDKRLSKENTIACAVCHVPALAFTDGQPVSAGVRHQQGGRSAPMAINRAFSKAQFWDGRAATLEDQSVGPFVNPVEHGFADYKEMIDKMNKIEGYKKEFKEVFGGEITVDRIGKAIASFQRTILSGNSPFDKYDVGGDENALSPAAKRGLDLFRNKARCTKCHSGFNFTDEKFHNLGIGFDKDMVDTGRFHVTKDKNDMGAFKTPSLREISRTAPYMNDGRFATLMDVVNFYNQGGIKNPFQDPLIIPLDLTENEKKDLVEFLNSLSGEGWQNITPPSEFPM is encoded by the coding sequence ATGAAACGAAATTCACAGGAATGGTTCATCGCACGAGGGACGGGGCTTGCGGCCGTGCTCTTCGTCCTGCTCCTCGGTCCCATGCAGGCCGCCGGCGCCGAGACAAAAAGCTACATGCCGCCGATTCCGATGGGTCTGGATCAGGATCAATTCTACGTTCCGAAAGACAACCCCCTGACCAAGGAGAAGATCGAGCTGGGGCGGCAGCTCTTTTTCGACAAGCGCCTGTCCAAGGAAAACACGATCGCCTGCGCCGTCTGCCACGTGCCGGCGCTCGCCTTCACCGACGGCCAGCCCGTCTCGGCCGGAGTCCGGCACCAGCAGGGAGGGCGAAGCGCCCCGATGGCGATCAACCGCGCCTTTTCCAAGGCCCAGTTCTGGGACGGACGGGCAGCCACGCTCGAAGACCAGTCGGTCGGTCCCTTCGTGAACCCGGTCGAGCACGGTTTTGCCGATTACAAGGAAATGATCGACAAGATGAACAAGATCGAGGGTTATAAGAAGGAGTTCAAGGAAGTCTTCGGGGGGGAGATCACGGTCGACAGAATCGGCAAGGCCATCGCCAGCTTCCAACGGACCATCCTCTCAGGCAACAGCCCGTTCGACAAGTACGACGTCGGCGGGGATGAAAATGCCCTCTCGCCCGCCGCGAAGCGCGGGCTGGACCTCTTCCGGAACAAGGCGCGCTGCACGAAGTGCCATTCCGGTTTCAATTTCACGGACGAGAAGTTCCACAACCTCGGAATCGGGTTCGACAAGGACATGGTCGACACCGGACGCTTCCACGTCACCAAGGACAAGAACGACATGGGCGCGTTCAAGACCCCCAGCCTGCGGGAAATTTCACGGACCGCGCCGTACATGAACGACGGCCGCTTCGCGACGCTGATGGACGTGGTGAATTTTTACAATCAGGGAGGGATCAAGAATCCCTTCCAGGATCCGCTGATCATTCCGCTGGATCTGACCGAAAACGAGAAAAAGGATCTGGTCGAGTTCTTGAACAGCCTCAGCGGGGAAGGGTGGCAGAACATCACTCCACCATCGGAATTCCCGATGTAA